One Bufo gargarizans isolate SCDJY-AF-19 chromosome 3, ASM1485885v1, whole genome shotgun sequence DNA segment encodes these proteins:
- the LOC122932562 gene encoding mediator of RNA polymerase II transcription subunit 31, whose product MAAAAAAMETDEQARIRFQLELEFVQCLANPNYLNFLAQRGYFKEKPFVNYLKYLLYWKDPDYAKYLKYPQCLHMLELLQYEHFRKELVNAQCAKFIDEQQILHWQHYSRKRMRLQQALAEQQPQNNTIGK is encoded by the exons ATGGCGGCCGCCGCCGCCGCAATGGAGACAG atgaGCAAGCAAGAATTCGATTCCAGTTGGAGTTGGAATTTGTTCAGTGTCTGGCAAACCCTAATTACCTCAATT tcctAGCACAAAGAGGATATTTCAAGGAGAAACCATTTGTGAATTACCTAAAATATTTACTGTATTGGAAGGATCCAGATTATGCGAAATATTTAAA ATACCCCCAgtgcttgcacatgctggagttGCTGCAGTATGAACACTTCCGTAAGGAGCTGGTGAACGCGCAGTGTGCCAAGTTTATTGACGAGCAGCAAATCTTACATTGGCAGCACTACTCTCGAAAGAGGATGAGACTGCAGCAAGCCCTGGCGGAGCAGCAGCCGCAGAACAACACCATTGGGAAATGA